From one Paenibacillus terrae HPL-003 genomic stretch:
- a CDS encoding ABC transporter ATP-binding protein, whose translation MLRRFLEYYRPYRSLFLLDFSCAVFAALLELGFPLAVNYVVDDLLPQNNLRLILWACAGLLAIYAVNTVMQYIINYWGHMLGVNIETAMRRRLFEHMQKMSFRFFDNNKTGSLMSRITNDLMEIGEMAHHGPEDLFIAIMTLIGAFVLMSSIHWKLALLIFAVIPVLIWLSIYFNQKMTKAFDTMYTSMGDFNARVENTIGGIRVVQAFGNEQFEKVRFDKDNNRFRGAKLMAYKIMSNGLSMSYMLTRMVTLFVLIFGAYFVIRGELSYGQFIGFILLSNVFFRPIDKINAIIESYPKGIAGFKRYTDLLDTVPDVADAPDARAVDHLRGDISYSDVSFGYEGKDKVLRGIDLSIQAGETVAFVGPSGAGKTTICSLLPRFYDVEGGAITIDGMDIRSMTLVSLRRQIGIVQQDVVLFSGTIRENIGYGKLDAGEDEIWEAARRAQLHDFIRSQPEGMDTVIGERGVKLSGGQKQRLAIARMFLKNPPILILDEATSALDTETEAAIQQSLAELSAGRTTLVIAHRLATIKNADRIIVVTEKGITEQGRHEELIAAGGVYSRLHTAQFGS comes from the coding sequence CTGCGCGGGTTTGCTGGCGATCTATGCGGTAAACACGGTGATGCAGTACATCATTAACTATTGGGGTCATATGCTGGGCGTTAATATTGAAACGGCGATGCGGCGGAGACTGTTTGAGCATATGCAAAAAATGTCCTTCCGATTTTTTGATAACAACAAGACAGGCAGTCTGATGTCACGGATAACGAATGATTTGATGGAGATTGGCGAAATGGCCCATCACGGGCCAGAGGACTTGTTCATTGCGATTATGACGCTGATTGGGGCATTTGTGCTGATGAGCTCGATTCACTGGAAGCTCGCGCTGCTGATTTTTGCGGTGATTCCGGTGCTGATCTGGTTATCTATTTATTTTAACCAAAAGATGACCAAGGCCTTCGATACGATGTATACGAGCATGGGAGATTTTAATGCCCGTGTGGAAAATACGATTGGCGGGATTCGTGTAGTACAAGCTTTTGGTAACGAGCAGTTTGAAAAGGTACGTTTTGATAAAGACAACAACCGTTTTCGGGGTGCAAAGCTGATGGCTTATAAAATCATGTCCAACGGACTGTCGATGAGCTACATGTTGACCCGCATGGTTACGCTGTTTGTGCTGATTTTTGGTGCATATTTTGTCATTCGTGGAGAACTTTCGTATGGACAGTTTATCGGATTTATTTTGCTGTCTAATGTATTTTTCCGTCCGATTGATAAAATCAATGCTATTATCGAGAGCTATCCGAAAGGCATTGCAGGCTTCAAGCGTTATACGGATCTGCTGGATACCGTGCCGGATGTGGCAGATGCACCGGATGCGCGTGCTGTAGACCATTTGAGAGGAGATATTAGCTATAGCGATGTTTCCTTTGGATATGAAGGCAAGGACAAGGTACTAAGAGGAATAGATCTCAGCATTCAGGCTGGCGAAACGGTTGCTTTTGTAGGTCCATCAGGGGCGGGGAAAACGACGATTTGCAGCTTGCTTCCCCGTTTTTACGATGTGGAGGGTGGTGCCATTACTATTGATGGTATGGATATCCGCAGTATGACGCTGGTTTCACTACGCCGACAGATTGGGATTGTACAGCAGGATGTGGTCCTGTTCTCTGGCACTATTCGCGAAAATATCGGGTATGGCAAGCTGGATGCCGGGGAAGATGAAATATGGGAGGCTGCGCGGCGTGCGCAGTTGCATGATTTTATCCGTTCTCAGCCGGAAGGAATGGATACGGTGATCGGTGAACGGGGTGTGAAGCTGTCTGGAGGTCAAAAGCAACGGTTGGCGATTGCACGGATGTTCTTGAAAAATCCGCCGATTCTCATTTTGGATGAAGCGACCTCAGCGCTGGATACGGAGACAGAGGCTGCGATTCAGCAATCGCTGGCAGAATTGTCTGCCGGACGGACGACACTGGTCATTGCCCACCGACTGGCGACGATCAAAAATGCCGACCGTATTATCGTGGTGACGGAAAAAGGCATTACCGAGCAGGGAAGACATGAAGAACTGATTGCAGCGGGTGGAGTGTACAGTCGTCTGCATACTGCCCAATTTGGTTCCTGA
- a CDS encoding type I phosphomannose isomerase catalytic subunit, translated as MLKPYPLQFQPEFKERVWGGRALEQFGLTPPEGHIGEGWMIADHPNGTTTVINGELAGKGLDEIRETYGQDWLGAKGVSEKGGRFPLLIKLLDCNDDLSVQVHPTDDYAGLPAGELGKTEMWYVLDAKPDAKIIYGLTEGVTPDSLRTALESGDILGSLRQVPVEAGDTFFIPAGTVHALCAGVVVAEIQQNSDTTYRLYDYNRPGLDGKPRELHIEDSLNVTSYEGAGATTMKTGGLQPGEWLQLAACEYFVVEKGIVEGSWALSTTDDSFTILVICEGSGTLTWDNHSSSLSCKAGDCFLLPANLGGYTLNDGMTVLRSYLP; from the coding sequence ATGCTAAAGCCATACCCGCTGCAATTTCAACCTGAGTTCAAAGAGAGAGTTTGGGGAGGACGAGCCTTAGAGCAATTCGGTTTGACCCCGCCGGAAGGACATATTGGGGAAGGATGGATGATTGCTGATCATCCAAATGGAACCACAACGGTCATCAATGGCGAGCTGGCTGGCAAGGGGCTGGATGAAATTCGCGAAACCTACGGGCAGGACTGGCTCGGGGCCAAGGGCGTATCGGAAAAAGGCGGACGTTTTCCGCTTCTGATCAAGCTGCTGGATTGCAATGACGATCTGTCCGTGCAAGTGCATCCGACAGACGATTATGCAGGACTTCCAGCTGGAGAGCTGGGAAAAACCGAAATGTGGTACGTGCTTGATGCCAAGCCGGATGCCAAAATTATTTACGGTCTGACCGAGGGCGTGACCCCGGACAGCCTGCGTACCGCTCTTGAAAGCGGAGACATCCTGGGTAGCTTGCGTCAGGTTCCTGTTGAGGCAGGCGACACATTTTTCATCCCTGCTGGAACCGTACATGCGTTATGTGCAGGCGTTGTTGTTGCTGAAATTCAGCAAAATTCAGATACCACCTATCGGTTATATGACTACAACCGTCCTGGTCTGGATGGCAAGCCCCGTGAGCTGCATATCGAGGATTCCCTCAATGTGACCTCTTACGAGGGGGCTGGTGCAACAACAATGAAGACAGGCGGTTTACAGCCGGGTGAATGGCTTCAGCTCGCAGCCTGTGAGTATTTTGTTGTGGAAAAGGGTATCGTAGAGGGAAGCTGGGCGCTTTCTACAACCGATGACAGCTTTACCATTCTCGTGATTTGCGAAGGCAGCGGTACATTAACGTGGGACAATCATTCGTCGTCTCTCTCCTGCAAAGCTGGAGATTGCTTCCTGCTCCCCGCTAATCTGGGTGGTTACACGCTGAATGACGGAATGACTGTCCTTAGATCGTATCTTCCTTAA
- a CDS encoding YfiT family bacillithiol transferase, with amino-acid sequence MDHDLRYPIGPFVVPEPITEEQLVAWTHDIAELPSQLRQAVEGLDEQQLNTPYREGGWTVRQVVHHLADSHMNGYIRFKLALTEDTPTIKPYDEGRWAEIPDARELPLEPSLQLLEGLHERWVVVLRSLGDDQLHRTFIHPESGQTIRLERNIGIYAWHGKHHIAHITSLRERNEW; translated from the coding sequence TTGGATCATGATTTGCGCTACCCGATTGGGCCATTCGTCGTTCCGGAACCCATTACAGAAGAACAGCTTGTGGCATGGACTCACGATATTGCTGAACTGCCTTCTCAGCTTCGTCAGGCGGTCGAAGGTCTGGACGAACAACAGTTGAACACGCCTTATCGCGAAGGAGGCTGGACGGTTAGGCAGGTTGTCCATCATTTGGCAGACAGCCATATGAACGGTTATATTCGCTTCAAGCTGGCGCTAACAGAGGATACACCCACGATTAAGCCATATGATGAGGGGCGTTGGGCCGAAATACCGGATGCAAGGGAGCTTCCGCTGGAGCCTTCTCTGCAATTGCTGGAAGGGCTGCATGAACGGTGGGTGGTTGTGTTGCGTTCGCTGGGGGATGATCAATTACACCGAACGTTTATCCATCCGGAATCGGGTCAGACGATCCGCCTGGAACGAAACATCGGCATCTATGCCTGGCACGGCAAACATCATATAGCTCATATTACTTCCCTAAGAGAACGGAATGAATGGTAA
- the trmB gene encoding tRNA (guanosine(46)-N7)-methyltransferase TrmB: MRLRGRKGIRESLEEQQDLVILEPGQYKGKWQQLFGNDRPIHVEFGMGKGRFISQMSYRNPEINYIGFDMYDELVRRAAEKSRLAWSDTEVDTPPNIKLALANIEQIENVFEPGEIERIYLNFSDPWPKAKHARRRLTHPRFLDKYRQLLNSKGQIHFKTDSETLFEFSLNSFADSGLQMTNISLNLHREGINEEHVMTEYEHKFMGKGMNIHRVEVLIGKDALEEYEKIRLEKYGKS; encoded by the coding sequence ATGCGTTTACGCGGAAGAAAAGGAATACGAGAAAGTTTGGAAGAACAGCAGGACCTGGTTATCTTGGAGCCGGGACAGTATAAAGGAAAGTGGCAGCAGCTTTTTGGCAATGATCGTCCGATTCATGTGGAATTCGGTATGGGCAAAGGTCGGTTTATCAGTCAAATGAGCTATCGGAATCCGGAAATCAATTATATTGGCTTTGATATGTATGATGAGCTGGTGCGTCGTGCTGCGGAAAAGTCGCGTCTGGCCTGGAGTGACACAGAGGTTGATACGCCGCCTAATATCAAATTGGCGCTGGCGAACATTGAACAGATTGAGAATGTTTTTGAACCTGGGGAAATTGAGCGTATTTATTTGAATTTTAGCGATCCGTGGCCTAAAGCCAAGCATGCGCGTCGTCGCTTGACGCATCCGCGCTTTTTGGACAAGTACCGTCAGCTTTTAAACAGCAAGGGACAAATTCATTTCAAAACCGATTCGGAGACGCTGTTTGAGTTCTCGCTGAATTCATTTGCCGACAGCGGTTTGCAAATGACGAACATATCGTTGAACCTTCATCGTGAGGGTATCAACGAAGAGCATGTCATGACTGAATATGAGCATAAATTTATGGGCAAAGGCATGAACATCCATCGTGTCGAGGTGCTAATCGGCAAAGATGCTTTAGAAGAGTATGAGAAAATACGTCTTGAGAAGTATGGTAAATCATAA
- a CDS encoding TIGR01212 family radical SAM protein (This family includes YhcC from E. coli K-12, an uncharacterized radical SAM protein.): protein MKTDLLPAPLLWGDKRFHTWNYEMREQFHNKVFKVMLDAGFTCPNRDGSIAKGGCTFCSARGSGDFAGRRRDDLVTQFNTIRDRQHLKWPNAKYIGYFQAYTNTYAPVEELREYFEVILEQPGVVGLSIATRPDCLPDDVVDYLAELNERTYLWIEMGLQTVHESTSELINRAHDTQCYLDAVEKLRKRNIRVCAHIIYGLPQETHEMMLDTGRAVAAMDVQGIKIHLLHLMRKTPMVKQYEAGLLRFLEKDEYVKLIVDTLEFLPPEMIVHRLTGDAPRDLLMGPMWSLKKWEVLNAIDDELKSRETWQGKYWRQP, encoded by the coding sequence ATGAAAACAGATTTGTTGCCTGCTCCTCTCCTGTGGGGAGATAAACGGTTCCATACGTGGAATTACGAAATGCGCGAGCAATTTCATAATAAAGTGTTCAAAGTCATGCTGGATGCAGGTTTTACCTGTCCGAACCGGGATGGTTCCATTGCCAAAGGAGGCTGCACCTTTTGCAGCGCACGGGGATCTGGTGATTTTGCCGGACGCCGCCGGGACGATCTCGTCACCCAATTCAATACGATTCGGGACCGACAGCATCTAAAATGGCCAAATGCCAAATATATCGGCTATTTTCAAGCCTATACCAATACGTATGCCCCGGTTGAGGAGCTACGCGAATACTTCGAGGTTATTCTGGAGCAGCCCGGCGTTGTTGGTCTGTCCATCGCTACACGTCCCGATTGCCTGCCTGACGATGTAGTGGATTACCTTGCAGAGCTGAACGAGCGCACATACCTGTGGATCGAAATGGGCCTGCAAACCGTACATGAATCCACCTCGGAGCTGATTAACCGCGCCCATGACACTCAATGCTATCTGGATGCGGTGGAAAAGCTGCGCAAGCGCAATATCCGCGTGTGCGCGCACATCATTTACGGACTGCCGCAGGAAACGCATGAAATGATGCTGGACACAGGTCGTGCAGTGGCGGCTATGGATGTGCAGGGCATCAAAATCCACCTGTTGCATCTTATGCGCAAAACGCCGATGGTCAAGCAGTATGAAGCCGGATTGCTTCGCTTTCTGGAAAAAGATGAATACGTCAAGCTGATCGTCGATACGCTGGAATTTTTGCCGCCCGAAATGATCGTTCATCGGTTGACCGGGGATGCACCACGCGATTTGCTGATGGGTCCGATGTGGTCGCTCAAAAAATGGGAAGTGCTTAACGCCATTGACGATGAGCTAAAATCACGGGAAACGTGGCAAGGTAAGTATTGGAGGCAGCCTTAA
- a CDS encoding alpha/beta fold hydrolase, giving the protein MQEYTFTIAENDGTELFAYRWLPDQHTPVRAIVQISHGMCETSYRYIRLAEKLTASGYGVYANDHIGHGRTAGDSDKLGMPGANAFQRMASGMLDLGEIAAKEFPDQPRFLLGHSMGSFLTQKIMYDDRQQYHGFILSGTNGRRGLLKLGEQVALLQAKLQGMDHRSMLLNAMVFGGFNRAFRPVRTAFDWLSRDPEEVDQFVHDPLCGAICTTGFFLDFFRLLQEIHWPSSLEKVNPKLPVYIFAGDRDPVGLFGKGVLALVDMYRSLKLQDVEYRLYPDGRHEMLHETNRDEVMNDIVDWLDRHIHTAATTVSIMSGDSKASS; this is encoded by the coding sequence ATGCAGGAATATACCTTCACCATCGCTGAAAATGACGGAACGGAGCTTTTTGCCTACCGTTGGCTACCGGATCAGCATACGCCCGTGCGGGCAATCGTTCAGATTTCGCACGGGATGTGCGAGACGTCCTACCGTTATATTCGCTTAGCTGAGAAGCTTACAGCTTCCGGCTATGGTGTATATGCCAACGATCATATCGGCCACGGACGTACCGCTGGTGATTCTGATAAGCTTGGCATGCCGGGAGCGAATGCATTCCAACGAATGGCAAGCGGTATGCTGGATCTGGGCGAAATTGCGGCCAAGGAGTTTCCGGATCAGCCTCGTTTTTTGCTGGGTCACAGTATGGGGTCCTTTTTAACCCAGAAAATCATGTATGATGACAGGCAACAGTATCACGGGTTTATTTTATCGGGAACGAACGGGCGACGTGGCCTGCTGAAACTTGGAGAGCAAGTTGCCCTGCTGCAAGCCAAACTGCAAGGAATGGATCACCGCAGCATGCTGCTCAACGCAATGGTCTTCGGCGGATTTAATCGGGCCTTTCGTCCGGTGCGTACGGCGTTCGACTGGTTATCCCGCGATCCCGAGGAAGTAGATCAATTCGTACATGATCCGTTATGCGGTGCCATTTGCACGACAGGCTTTTTTCTGGATTTTTTCCGGCTTTTGCAGGAAATTCATTGGCCCTCGTCACTCGAGAAAGTCAATCCCAAGCTGCCTGTCTATATTTTTGCCGGAGATCGTGATCCGGTAGGGTTGTTCGGTAAAGGTGTTCTAGCGCTGGTGGATATGTACCGGAGTCTGAAGCTTCAGGATGTAGAATATCGTCTCTATCCTGACGGCCGACATGAGATGCTGCATGAAACGAACCGCGATGAGGTCATGAACGATATCGTTGATTGGCTGGATCGCCATATTCACACAGCAGCGACCACCGTTTCTATTATGTCTGGAGATTCAAAGGCATCTTCATAA
- a CDS encoding 2-oxoglutarate dehydrogenase E1 component produces the protein MTMEESSRQVPWQSYYGPNLGYVQDQYEKYVADPGTVDPAYRELFDQWGEPPQSEYSAASMIDYKLQGPPASAQRHLDSNTLQKAVTAGKMVWNIREYGHLAAQIDPLGLDAEQDTRLLDPASYGLTEQDLKAFPASLIWDNAPAGTLNGWEAIQRLRVAYTGPIAYEFSHIHNEEERSWLNSYAESGWSSKPLTTQERKALLGRLVEVEQFEEFLHKTFVGQKRFSIEGNDVLVPVLDEIIRLTTNAGASHVLMGMAHRGRLNVLAHVLGKPYSKIFSEFHHSPNKDLIPSEGSTGINYGWTGDVKYHLGANRFVKDGEAVQARLTLANNPSHLEYVNPVVQGFSRAAQEDRSEAGYPKLDVSKAATIIMHGDAAFPGEGIVAESLNFTNLRGFRNGGSVHIIVNNRLGFTTESIDSRSTRYASDLAKGYEIPIVHVNADNPEACIAAARMAGEYRNRFKKDFLIDLIGYRRYGHNESDDPETTQPLVYGKVKNHPTVSKLYAQKLIKQGIVDEAFNAGLIEKVQNRLKEAHEHVKNNPEEEPAIVPSKAKRGQDSVVRTAVELKKLRQINENLLKWPKAFQVYPKLDRILQRRKTALNDGEKVDWSLAETLALATILADGKPIRMTGQDAERATFAHRNLVLHEPETGNTHCPLHTLPEARASFSIHNSPLSEASVLGFEYGYNVYSPETLVIWEAQFGDFANCAQVIFDQFISAGRAKWRQKSSLVMLLPHGSEGQGPEHTSARLERFLQLSAQNNWTVANLSSASQYFHLLRRQAALSESEEARPLVMMSPKSLIRNNRVASPASEFSEGTFRPVLEQPGLGGRPDRVERIVLCSGKIAIDLEEALEKNKDEAEDRLHIIRVEQLYPFPEEEIRNIFSRFQHVKEFVWVQEEPKNMGAWSYIEPRLRNVVPQGAEIRYAGRPDRSSPASGYQQVHSLEQQRIIQSALKQDSKNNITLGR, from the coding sequence ATGACAATGGAAGAGAGCAGCAGACAGGTACCTTGGCAGAGTTATTATGGACCTAATCTAGGTTATGTGCAGGACCAGTATGAAAAGTATGTAGCGGACCCCGGAACAGTTGATCCGGCTTACCGCGAGCTGTTTGATCAATGGGGTGAGCCGCCGCAATCCGAATACTCGGCTGCTTCCATGATAGACTACAAATTGCAAGGCCCCCCGGCAAGCGCTCAGAGACATCTTGACTCGAACACATTACAGAAAGCGGTTACAGCCGGGAAAATGGTGTGGAACATCCGTGAATACGGGCATTTGGCTGCACAAATAGACCCGCTGGGACTGGATGCCGAGCAGGATACACGCTTGCTTGATCCAGCATCTTACGGTTTAACTGAACAGGACCTAAAGGCTTTTCCGGCCTCTTTAATATGGGATAATGCTCCCGCTGGAACACTTAACGGCTGGGAAGCCATCCAACGCTTGCGTGTGGCATACACAGGCCCGATTGCCTATGAATTTAGTCACATTCATAACGAGGAGGAACGCAGTTGGTTGAACAGCTATGCTGAATCCGGCTGGTCCTCCAAACCACTCACTACGCAGGAACGCAAGGCGTTGCTAGGTAGACTGGTAGAAGTGGAGCAGTTCGAAGAATTTTTGCATAAAACGTTTGTCGGACAGAAACGCTTTTCTATCGAAGGTAATGATGTCCTTGTACCGGTACTCGACGAGATTATCCGTCTTACGACAAATGCAGGTGCGAGCCACGTGTTGATGGGGATGGCGCATCGTGGTCGTCTGAATGTACTGGCCCACGTGCTGGGCAAGCCTTACAGCAAGATTTTCTCTGAATTTCATCATTCCCCGAATAAGGATCTAATTCCGTCGGAAGGCTCGACAGGGATTAATTATGGCTGGACCGGAGATGTAAAATACCATCTGGGTGCCAATCGTTTTGTAAAGGATGGGGAAGCGGTACAGGCCCGTCTGACATTAGCGAATAACCCGAGTCATCTGGAGTATGTGAACCCGGTCGTGCAGGGCTTTTCTCGCGCAGCGCAGGAAGATCGCAGTGAAGCAGGCTATCCGAAGCTGGATGTCAGCAAGGCGGCAACGATTATCATGCATGGCGATGCGGCTTTTCCGGGTGAAGGCATCGTGGCCGAATCACTCAATTTCACGAATTTGCGCGGCTTCCGTAATGGCGGCTCAGTTCATATTATTGTTAACAATCGTCTGGGCTTTACAACAGAAAGCATTGATTCACGTTCGACTCGCTATGCAAGCGATCTGGCCAAAGGCTACGAAATTCCGATCGTACACGTGAACGCGGATAACCCTGAAGCGTGTATTGCAGCAGCTCGAATGGCAGGCGAATACCGCAACCGTTTCAAGAAGGATTTCCTGATTGATCTGATTGGCTATCGCCGTTATGGTCATAATGAATCTGATGATCCGGAAACAACGCAACCGCTGGTATACGGTAAAGTGAAAAACCATCCAACGGTTAGCAAATTGTATGCTCAAAAACTGATTAAGCAAGGAATCGTGGATGAAGCGTTTAATGCTGGACTTATCGAAAAGGTACAAAATCGACTCAAGGAAGCGCATGAGCATGTGAAGAATAACCCGGAAGAGGAGCCTGCAATTGTTCCTTCCAAGGCAAAACGGGGTCAGGATTCTGTAGTTCGTACGGCTGTAGAGTTGAAAAAGCTGCGTCAGATCAATGAAAACCTGCTGAAATGGCCAAAAGCCTTCCAGGTATATCCGAAGCTGGATCGAATTCTACAGCGTAGAAAAACGGCTCTGAACGATGGTGAAAAGGTGGATTGGAGCTTGGCGGAAACGCTGGCTCTGGCTACGATTCTGGCAGATGGCAAACCGATCCGTATGACAGGTCAGGATGCGGAGCGGGCAACGTTTGCTCACCGTAACCTCGTGCTGCATGAGCCTGAAACGGGCAATACGCATTGCCCTTTGCACACATTGCCAGAAGCACGTGCTTCGTTCAGTATTCATAACAGCCCGTTGTCTGAGGCGTCTGTCCTTGGCTTTGAGTATGGCTATAACGTGTACTCTCCTGAAACGTTAGTGATTTGGGAAGCACAATTCGGTGATTTTGCCAACTGTGCGCAGGTTATTTTTGATCAGTTCATTTCCGCTGGCCGCGCCAAATGGAGACAGAAATCCAGTCTGGTGATGCTGTTGCCACATGGTAGTGAAGGACAAGGACCGGAGCATACAAGCGCACGTCTGGAACGATTCCTCCAACTGTCTGCACAAAATAACTGGACTGTCGCTAACTTGAGCAGTGCCTCGCAGTATTTCCATCTGCTGCGCCGTCAGGCTGCATTAAGCGAGAGTGAGGAAGCTCGTCCGCTTGTGATGATGTCGCCGAAGAGTCTCATTCGTAACAACCGTGTCGCTTCGCCTGCTTCCGAATTCAGCGAAGGAACATTCCGTCCCGTGCTGGAGCAACCCGGACTGGGTGGGCGCCCGGATCGTGTAGAGCGTATTGTACTGTGCAGTGGCAAGATTGCCATTGATCTGGAAGAAGCGTTGGAGAAGAACAAGGATGAAGCGGAGGATCGTCTGCACATTATTCGTGTCGAGCAGTTGTACCCTTTCCCGGAAGAGGAAATTCGGAATATTTTCAGCCGCTTCCAGCATGTTAAGGAATTCGTATGGGTACAGGAAGAGCCGAAAAATATGGGGGCCTGGAGTTACATTGAGCCTCGTCTGCGGAATGTTGTGCCGCAAGGAGCGGAAATCCGCTATGCGGGCAGACCGGATCGTTCCAGCCCAGCGAGTGGTTATCAGCAAGTACACAGCCTAGAGCAGCAGCGAATTATTCAATCAGCGTTGAAGCAGGATTCCAAAAACAATATTACACTGGGGAGGTAG
- the odhB gene encoding 2-oxoglutarate dehydrogenase complex dihydrolipoyllysine-residue succinyltransferase, producing the protein MSDILVPAMGESITEGTISKWLVKEGDSVGQGDVLLELETDKVNLEISAEEAGVVQKILRQEGETVVIGEAVGLIGSGSGSVSAGSSGAGEAAATKAPEAPPVATSPASIEGGGKSAAEQAAQPIPSHGDGNGQTASPSARKLARERGIDLEQVQGKDPLGRVFQEDVKTHANSADVSRAASPAPAAPAANKPAAASPSQTEYSKPVERQRMSRRRATIAKRLVEAQQTAAMLTTFNEVDMTAILDVRKRRKDKFKEKHDVGLGFMSFFTKAVVGALKRFPTVNAEINGDDIVLKKYYDIGIAVSAKEGLVVPVVRDADRLGFAEIEKSIADLAGKARSNSLSLADLQGGTFTITNGGIFGSLLSTPILNTPQVGILGMHKIQLRPIAIDEERMENRPMMYIALSYDHRIIDGSEAVRFLVTVKELLEDPESLLLEG; encoded by the coding sequence GTGAGCGATATTTTAGTGCCAGCAATGGGAGAATCCATCACGGAAGGAACAATCTCCAAATGGCTTGTGAAGGAAGGGGATTCCGTAGGACAAGGGGATGTTCTACTGGAGCTGGAAACCGATAAGGTCAATCTGGAAATTAGCGCAGAGGAAGCGGGCGTAGTCCAGAAAATCCTTCGTCAGGAAGGGGAAACGGTGGTTATTGGTGAAGCTGTAGGTTTGATCGGAAGCGGCAGTGGGAGCGTTAGCGCAGGATCATCCGGTGCCGGAGAAGCAGCAGCGACCAAAGCGCCGGAGGCACCGCCTGTAGCCACTTCGCCTGCTTCCATAGAAGGCGGTGGCAAATCAGCAGCGGAACAGGCCGCACAGCCTATTCCGTCCCACGGTGACGGGAACGGTCAGACGGCATCTCCATCTGCCCGGAAGCTGGCGCGTGAGCGCGGAATTGATCTGGAGCAGGTACAGGGGAAGGACCCGCTCGGACGCGTGTTCCAGGAGGACGTTAAAACGCATGCGAACAGCGCCGATGTTTCGCGTGCTGCATCACCTGCACCTGCCGCTCCCGCTGCGAATAAGCCTGCTGCTGCGTCTCCGTCTCAGACAGAGTACAGCAAGCCGGTAGAACGTCAGCGCATGTCCCGCCGCAGAGCGACCATTGCCAAACGTCTCGTTGAGGCACAGCAAACGGCAGCTATGCTTACGACCTTTAATGAAGTGGATATGACCGCCATCCTTGATGTTCGCAAACGCCGCAAAGATAAGTTCAAGGAGAAGCATGATGTTGGCTTGGGCTTTATGTCCTTCTTTACGAAGGCAGTGGTTGGCGCGCTCAAGCGATTCCCTACCGTGAATGCGGAAATTAACGGCGATGATATCGTACTGAAAAAATACTATGATATCGGGATTGCCGTATCTGCAAAGGAAGGGCTGGTCGTACCCGTTGTACGGGATGCTGATCGTCTCGGCTTTGCCGAAATCGAGAAGAGCATTGCAGATTTGGCTGGCAAAGCACGTTCCAATTCGCTTTCTCTGGCAGATCTGCAAGGGGGAACCTTTACCATTACCAACGGAGGTATTTTCGGTTCCCTGCTGTCTACGCCAATCCTGAATACACCGCAAGTGGGTATTTTGGGAATGCATAAAATCCAGCTTCGCCCGATTGCCATTGACGAGGAACGTATGGAAAATCGTCCGATGATGTATATCGCGTTGTCCTACGATCACCGGATTATTGATGGCAGCGAAGCGGTTCGCTTCCTGGTAACGGTCAAAGAATTGCTGGAAGATCCAGAATCGCTGTTGCTGGAAGGATAA
- a CDS encoding tRNA (mnm(5)s(2)U34)-methyltransferase → MGFLSVLSYAHQLVAARVQPGDTAIDATVGTGADTLFLAKAAGRRGRVYGFDIQQEALQLARRRLDEDESPSLAEVSLLLQGHEQMREAVPDKLHGKVAAVMFNLGYLPSEGADPSVITHTDSTLAALDAALYLLRPRGILTAVLYPGHAGGGEEAKAVLQWASTVPISSGQSIIYRQLQRAASPYVVAVEKK, encoded by the coding sequence ATGGGCTTCCTGTCTGTACTGAGCTACGCTCATCAATTGGTAGCTGCGCGAGTCCAGCCGGGCGATACCGCTATAGATGCCACAGTCGGCACCGGAGCGGATACGCTGTTCCTGGCTAAGGCTGCCGGAAGACGGGGACGTGTCTATGGCTTCGATATCCAGCAGGAGGCTTTGCAGCTCGCTCGTCGTCGGCTGGACGAAGACGAATCCCCCTCACTGGCGGAGGTATCGCTTTTGCTGCAAGGTCATGAGCAGATGCGGGAGGCCGTTCCCGACAAGCTGCATGGCAAAGTCGCTGCGGTCATGTTTAACCTCGGCTACTTGCCCTCCGAAGGCGCTGATCCATCTGTTATCACGCATACCGACAGTACACTCGCCGCTCTTGATGCGGCACTGTATCTGCTGCGCCCGCGCGGTATTCTGACCGCCGTACTGTATCCGGGGCACGCCGGAGGCGGCGAGGAAGCAAAAGCTGTCCTTCAATGGGCCTCCACCGTCCCGATATCCAGTGGTCAAAGCATTATTTACCGCCAATTACAACGAGCTGCTTCGCCTTACGTAGTGGCGGTTGAAAAGAAATAA